From one Rhizobium rosettiformans genomic stretch:
- the hisF gene encoding imidazole glycerol phosphate synthase subunit HisF — translation MTLKARVIPCLDVKDGRVVKGVNFVDLIDAGDPVEAAKAYDAAGADELCFLDITASSDNRDTIFDVVAQTADHCFMPLTVGGGVRAVADIRKLLLCGADKVSINSAAVKNPDFVAEAADKFGNQCIVVSIDAKKVSAAGETDRWEIFTHGGRQPTGIDAVEFAIKMVERGAGELLVTSMDRDGTKSGYDIGLTRMIADSVRVPVIASGGVGNLDDLVAGIRDGHATAVLAASIFHFGTYSIAEAKAHMAAAGIAMRLD, via the coding sequence ATGACACTCAAGGCCCGCGTGATCCCCTGCCTCGACGTCAAGGACGGCCGCGTCGTCAAGGGCGTCAACTTCGTTGATCTCATCGATGCCGGTGACCCGGTCGAGGCTGCCAAGGCTTACGACGCCGCTGGCGCCGACGAGCTCTGCTTCCTCGACATCACCGCGTCCTCCGACAACCGCGATACGATCTTCGACGTCGTGGCCCAGACGGCCGACCATTGCTTCATGCCGCTGACGGTCGGCGGTGGTGTTCGCGCCGTCGCCGATATCCGCAAGCTCCTGCTCTGCGGCGCCGACAAAGTGTCGATCAATTCGGCAGCGGTGAAGAACCCCGATTTTGTGGCGGAAGCCGCCGACAAGTTCGGCAACCAGTGCATTGTCGTGTCGATCGATGCAAAGAAGGTGTCCGCTGCCGGCGAAACGGATCGCTGGGAGATCTTCACCCATGGCGGACGCCAGCCGACCGGGATCGATGCGGTCGAATTCGCGATCAAGATGGTCGAGCGCGGGGCCGGCGAACTTCTGGTGACCTCAATGGACAGGGACGGGACGAAGAGCGGTTACGATATCGGCCTCACCCGTATGATTGCCGATAGTGTCCGTGTGCCCGTCATTGCCTCCGGCGGCGTCGGCAATCTGGATGATCTGGTCGCGGGTATTCGCGATGGGCATGCCACTGCGGTTCTTGCCGCCTCGATCTTCCACTTCGGCACCTATTCGATTGCAGAGGCAAAGGCGCATATGGCCGCAGCCGGCATCGCCATGCGTCTCGACTGA
- the hisA gene encoding 1-(5-phosphoribosyl)-5-[(5-phosphoribosylamino)methylideneamino]imidazole-4-carboxamide isomerase has translation MILFPAIDLKDGQCVRLKLGDMEQATVYNPDPAAQARAFEDQGFEWLHVVDLNGAFAGESVNGAAVDAILKATKNPVQLGGGIRTLDHIESWLSRGLSRVILGTVAVRDPALVIEACKRFPGKVAVGIDAKGGKVAVEGWAEASELGVIELAQRFEGAGVAALIYTDIDRDGILTGINWASTLELAAAVSIPVIASGGLASIEDIKSMLEPDARKLEGAISGRALYDGRIDPAEALALIKAARG, from the coding sequence ATGATCCTTTTCCCCGCCATCGACCTCAAGGACGGCCAGTGCGTTCGCCTCAAGCTGGGCGACATGGAGCAGGCGACCGTCTACAACCCCGATCCGGCCGCCCAGGCGCGCGCTTTCGAAGACCAGGGCTTCGAATGGCTGCATGTCGTTGATCTCAACGGTGCCTTTGCTGGTGAAAGCGTCAATGGCGCTGCCGTCGATGCGATCCTGAAGGCGACGAAGAACCCAGTGCAGCTCGGCGGCGGCATTCGCACGCTCGACCATATCGAGAGCTGGCTGTCGCGCGGGTTGTCGCGCGTGATCCTCGGTACGGTCGCCGTGCGTGATCCGGCCCTCGTCATTGAAGCCTGCAAGCGCTTCCCGGGCAAGGTCGCCGTTGGGATAGACGCCAAAGGCGGTAAGGTTGCCGTCGAGGGCTGGGCGGAAGCCTCCGAACTCGGCGTGATCGAACTTGCACAGCGTTTCGAAGGCGCAGGCGTTGCGGCGCTCATCTACACCGACATCGACCGAGACGGGATCCTGACCGGGATCAACTGGGCCTCGACGCTGGAACTGGCCGCTGCCGTATCGATCCCGGTGATTGCGTCGGGCGGTCTTGCCTCGATCGAAGACATCAAGAGCATGCTTGAACCTGATGCGAGGAAGCTCGAGGGTGCGATTTCCGGTCGCGCGCTCTATGATGGGCGTATCGACCCTGCGGAAGCGCTCGCGCTGATCAAGGCTGCGAGAGGCTGA
- the hisH gene encoding imidazole glycerol phosphate synthase subunit HisH: MRVSIIDYGSGNLRSATKAFERAAREAGLDAEIELTDKADRVATADRIVLPGVGAYADCRKGLDAVPGMHDAIADVVEKKGRPFFGICVGMQLMSSRGLEKTVTDGFGWIEGDVVEMTPSDPSLKIPQIGWNTLILNRPHPLFDGIPTGADGLHAYFVHSYHLAARKPEDVIATTDYGGAMTAFVGRDNMVGAQFHPEKSQTLGLKLIANFLTWTP, from the coding sequence ATGCGTGTATCCATCATCGACTACGGTTCGGGCAATCTGCGCTCGGCCACCAAGGCCTTTGAACGGGCCGCCCGCGAGGCTGGCCTTGATGCCGAGATCGAACTGACCGACAAGGCGGACCGGGTCGCCACCGCCGACCGGATCGTTCTTCCGGGTGTCGGCGCCTATGCAGACTGCCGCAAGGGGCTTGATGCCGTGCCGGGCATGCATGACGCCATCGCTGATGTCGTCGAGAAAAAGGGCCGGCCCTTTTTCGGCATCTGCGTCGGCATGCAGCTGATGTCCTCGCGTGGTCTCGAAAAGACCGTGACCGACGGCTTCGGCTGGATCGAGGGCGATGTGGTCGAGATGACCCCATCCGATCCGTCCCTCAAGATCCCGCAGATCGGCTGGAACACGCTGATACTCAACCGCCCGCATCCGTTGTTCGACGGCATTCCGACCGGCGCTGACGGGTTGCACGCCTATTTCGTGCACTCCTATCACCTCGCTGCGCGCAAGCCCGAGGACGTGATTGCAACAACCGACTATGGTGGCGCAATGACGGCCTTTGTCGGGCGCGACAACATGGTGGGTGCGCAGTTCCATCCCGAGAAGAGCCAGACACTCGGCCTGAAGCTCATCGCCAATTTCCTGACCTGGACGCCCTGA
- the hisB gene encoding imidazoleglycerol-phosphate dehydratase HisB, whose protein sequence is MAERKGEVSRKTNETSVSVSVHIDGTGTGKISTGVGFFDHMLDQLCRHSLIDMDIDVKGDLHIDDHHTVEDTGIALGQAISKALGDRKGITRYASIDLAMDETMTKAAIDVSGRPFLVWNVNFSAPKIGTFDTELVREFFQALAQNAGITLHVLNHYGANNHHIAETCFKAVARALRTATEVDPRQANRIPSTKGTLV, encoded by the coding sequence ATGGCAGAGCGTAAAGGCGAAGTTTCCCGCAAGACCAACGAAACCTCGGTCTCGGTTTCCGTCCATATCGACGGCACCGGCACGGGCAAGATTTCGACGGGCGTGGGCTTCTTCGACCATATGCTCGACCAGCTCTGCCGTCACTCACTCATCGACATGGACATCGACGTGAAGGGCGACCTGCATATCGACGATCACCACACCGTCGAGGACACGGGCATTGCGCTCGGCCAGGCGATTTCCAAGGCGCTCGGCGACCGCAAGGGCATCACGCGCTATGCGTCGATCGATCTTGCCATGGACGAGACGATGACCAAGGCGGCAATCGATGTCTCCGGCCGACCCTTCCTGGTCTGGAACGTCAATTTCAGCGCGCCGAAGATCGGCACTTTCGACACCGAACTGGTGCGCGAATTCTTCCAGGCTCTCGCCCAGAACGCCGGGATCACGCTGCATGTGCTGAACCATTACGGCGCCAACAACCATCACATTGCCGAGACCTGCTTCAAGGCGGTCGCGCGCGCGCTTCGCACAGCAACCGAAGTCGATCCGCGGCAGGCAAACCGTATTCCCTCCACCAAGGGCACCCTGGTTTAA
- the hslV gene encoding ATP-dependent protease subunit HslV, producing the protein MTTIVTVRKDGKVVMAGDGQVSLGQTVMKGNARKVRRIGKGGDVIAGFAGATADAFTLLDRLEKKLEQYPGQLMRAAVELAKDWRTDKYLRNLEAMMLVADKSITLAITGNGDVLEPEHGAIAIGSGGNYAYAAARALMDTDHSAEDIAKRALTIAGEICVYTNNNMVVETLDAD; encoded by the coding sequence ATGACAACGATTGTTACCGTACGCAAAGACGGCAAGGTGGTGATGGCCGGTGACGGTCAGGTCAGCCTTGGCCAGACCGTGATGAAGGGCAATGCCCGAAAGGTGCGCCGCATCGGCAAGGGCGGCGACGTGATCGCAGGCTTCGCCGGCGCGACAGCCGATGCCTTTACCCTGCTCGATCGCCTCGAAAAGAAGCTTGAGCAATATCCCGGCCAGCTGATGCGCGCCGCCGTCGAGCTCGCCAAGGACTGGCGCACCGACAAGTATCTGCGCAATCTCGAAGCCATGATGCTGGTTGCCGACAAGTCGATCACGCTTGCGATTACCGGAAATGGCGACGTGTTGGAGCCCGAGCATGGCGCGATCGCCATCGGATCCGGCGGCAACTACGCCTACGCAGCCGCCCGTGCGCTCATGGATACCGACCACTCGGCCGAGGATATCGCCAAACGTGCTTTGACGATCGCCGGTGAGATCTGCGTCTACACCAACAACAACATGGTGGTCGAAACCCTCGACGCCGACTGA
- the hslU gene encoding ATP-dependent protease ATPase subunit HslU, which yields MTNFSPREIVSELDRHIIGQHDAKRAVAIALRNRWRRQQLSEDLRDEVMPKNILMIGPTGVGKTEISRRLAKLAGAPFIKVEATKFTEVGYVGRDVEQIIRDLVEIGIALIRDKKRQEVQAKAHQLAEERVLDALVGATASPATRDSFRKKLRGGELDDKEIDIEVADSGSGAPGFEVPGMPGANIGILNLSEMFGKAMGNRTKKVRTTVKASYGDLIRDESDKLIDNEVIQREALRSVENDGIVFLDEIDKIAAREGAMGAGVSREGVQRDLLPLVEGTTVATKYGPVKTDHILFIASGAFHVSKPSDLLPELQGRLPIRVELKPLTKEDFRRILTETEASLIRQYKALMATEELNLDFTEDAIDALADVAVQLNETVENIGARRLQTVMERVLDEISFHAPDRGGSEVMIDSTYVQEHVGDLAANTDLSRYIL from the coding sequence ATGACCAATTTCTCCCCGCGCGAGATCGTCTCCGAACTCGACCGCCATATCATCGGCCAGCATGACGCCAAGCGTGCTGTGGCAATCGCGCTTCGCAACCGCTGGCGGCGCCAGCAGCTTTCGGAAGATCTGCGCGACGAGGTCATGCCGAAGAACATCCTGATGATCGGGCCGACCGGCGTCGGCAAGACGGAAATCTCCCGTCGGCTGGCCAAGCTTGCCGGTGCGCCCTTCATCAAGGTCGAGGCCACCAAGTTCACCGAGGTTGGTTATGTCGGCCGCGACGTCGAGCAGATCATCCGCGATCTGGTGGAGATCGGCATCGCCCTCATTCGCGACAAGAAGCGGCAGGAAGTGCAGGCCAAAGCCCATCAGCTGGCCGAAGAACGTGTGCTCGACGCTCTGGTGGGTGCCACTGCCTCGCCGGCCACCCGCGACAGCTTCCGCAAGAAGCTTCGTGGTGGTGAGCTGGACGACAAGGAGATCGACATCGAGGTCGCCGACAGCGGTTCCGGCGCGCCCGGTTTCGAGGTCCCCGGCATGCCCGGTGCGAATATCGGCATCCTCAATCTGTCGGAAATGTTCGGAAAGGCCATGGGCAACCGGACAAAGAAGGTCCGCACCACCGTCAAGGCGTCCTACGGCGACCTGATCCGCGACGAGTCGGACAAGCTGATCGACAATGAGGTCATCCAGCGTGAGGCGCTTCGCTCGGTCGAGAATGATGGCATCGTCTTCCTCGACGAGATCGACAAGATCGCTGCCCGTGAAGGCGCAATGGGCGCCGGCGTCTCCCGCGAAGGCGTGCAGCGCGACCTGTTGCCGCTTGTCGAAGGCACGACGGTTGCGACCAAGTATGGTCCGGTGAAAACCGACCATATCCTCTTCATCGCGTCTGGCGCCTTCCACGTCTCCAAGCCCTCCGACCTCCTGCCGGAACTTCAGGGCCGCCTGCCGATCCGGGTCGAGCTGAAGCCGCTGACCAAGGAAGATTTCCGCCGCATCCTGACGGAAACCGAAGCGAGCCTGATCCGCCAGTACAAGGCGCTGATGGCGACCGAGGAGCTCAATCTCGACTTCACCGAGGATGCGATCGATGCGCTTGCCGATGTCGCGGTCCAGCTCAACGAGACGGTCGAGAACATCGGTGCCCGTCGCTTGCAGACGGTCATGGAGCGCGTGTTGGACGAGATATCCTTCCATGCACCGGACCGTGGTGGCTCGGAAGTCATGATCGACTCGACTTATGTTCAGGAGCATGTCGGGGATCTCGCTGCGAACACCGATCTGAGCCGCTATATCCTGTGA
- a CDS encoding DUF1402 family protein, with protein MDASAIRSGTHVQGPRIVLNITRIIIVGLGLAGLVPLSGHAADKVPPGNRNAEQPAVPGASVRRTKAGKTSFDIKYEKVRDLLKTDSRLVGKIKKTASAYQIAPIHMVGAIVGEHTYNVDAYDSLQSYYVKAASYAGNSFRFGYKDESIADFVGRSEFSECSGYSDSYRLWTCREKVWEDQFRGKSVGGKSYPNNRFSAVFFQPFYAGQTFGLGQINPLTALMLSDLVHEKSGYPKLDENDAAGVYKAIMDPDISLAFMAAVIRKSIDDYRQIADVDISGNPGVTATLFNIGGSQQRARALAAKRSTGAANWPEENYYGWLINDRLDELEPLL; from the coding sequence ATGGATGCGTCGGCAATCCGTTCGGGGACACATGTCCAGGGGCCGCGCATCGTGCTGAACATCACCAGGATCATCATCGTCGGATTGGGGCTTGCCGGGCTTGTTCCGTTGTCGGGCCACGCTGCAGACAAGGTGCCGCCGGGAAATCGCAATGCCGAGCAGCCGGCCGTTCCTGGCGCCTCGGTCCGCCGCACCAAGGCGGGCAAGACCAGCTTCGACATCAAGTACGAGAAGGTTCGCGATCTTCTGAAGACCGACTCGAGACTGGTCGGGAAGATCAAGAAGACGGCATCAGCCTATCAGATCGCTCCGATCCACATGGTGGGCGCGATCGTCGGCGAGCACACCTACAACGTCGATGCCTATGACAGTCTGCAGAGCTATTATGTGAAGGCTGCCTCCTACGCAGGCAACAGCTTCCGTTTCGGCTATAAGGACGAAAGCATTGCCGACTTCGTCGGCCGATCCGAATTTTCCGAATGCAGCGGCTATTCGGACAGCTACCGTCTCTGGACCTGCCGCGAGAAGGTCTGGGAGGATCAGTTTCGCGGCAAATCCGTCGGCGGCAAGTCTTATCCGAACAATCGCTTCAGCGCGGTGTTCTTCCAGCCTTTCTATGCCGGTCAGACCTTTGGTCTGGGGCAGATCAATCCTCTGACCGCCCTGATGCTGTCGGACCTCGTGCATGAGAAGTCCGGCTATCCGAAGCTGGACGAGAATGATGCGGCGGGCGTCTACAAGGCGATCATGGATCCCGATATCTCGCTTGCCTTCATGGCGGCGGTCATCCGCAAGTCGATCGACGACTACAGACAGATCGCCGACGTCGATATCTCGGGCAATCCTGGCGTGACAGCCACGCTTTTCAATATCGGCGGCTCGCAGCAGCGCGCACGCGCACTGGCTGCGAAGCGCTCGACCGGTGCGGCGAATTGGCCGGAAGAGAACTATTACGGCTGGTTGATCAATGATCGGCTGGACGAGTTGGAGCCCCTGCTCTAA
- a CDS encoding cytochrome P450 — protein sequence MDASLRKSTFEPPAPVPRTVPPSRLEIIRTVLKNPLELWGQPSYTWPWIVTRLFGQTTIIANDPGLIRHVLVDNASNYEMSEIRQLVLRPILRDGLLTAEGPVWKRSRKAMAPVFTPRHARGFARQMREQSELFLDRYEAGAEGIVRDVAVDMTELTYAILSETLFSGGIVSEQGDFAKDVDDLLHSMGRIDPLDLLKAPRWIPRLTRIRGLGVLRKFRELVRRTMDHRRSIIRAERENAPDDFLTLLLELEGPDGLTSEEIEDNILTFIGAGHETTARALAWTLYCVAHCPDVRDAMEREIDEVIASGADPVEWLDKMPHVRASFEEAMRLYPPAPSINRDAIADDRYTAPNGETVEIAKGATVLVMPWTLHRHELYWDKPRVFDPSRFLPGEREKIGRFQYLPFGAGPRVCIGATFALQEAVIALAVLMQRYRFAATPQTKPWPVQKLTTQPAGGLPMRVTPRKP from the coding sequence ATGGACGCCAGTCTGCGCAAATCGACCTTCGAGCCGCCGGCACCCGTGCCGCGGACGGTCCCGCCCAGCCGGCTGGAGATCATTCGCACGGTCCTGAAGAACCCGCTCGAGCTGTGGGGACAGCCCTCCTACACCTGGCCATGGATCGTCACGCGGCTTTTCGGCCAGACCACCATCATCGCCAATGATCCGGGTCTGATCCGGCATGTTCTCGTCGACAATGCGTCGAATTACGAGATGTCCGAGATCCGTCAGCTCGTTCTGCGCCCCATTCTGCGGGATGGGCTTCTGACGGCCGAAGGTCCGGTTTGGAAACGGTCGCGGAAGGCCATGGCACCTGTCTTCACCCCGCGGCATGCGCGCGGTTTCGCGCGCCAGATGCGTGAGCAGAGCGAACTTTTTCTCGACCGCTACGAAGCCGGTGCCGAAGGCATCGTCCGCGATGTCGCCGTCGACATGACCGAACTCACCTATGCCATCCTGTCTGAAACGCTCTTCTCGGGCGGTATCGTCTCCGAGCAGGGCGATTTTGCCAAAGACGTCGACGATCTCCTGCACAGCATGGGCCGTATCGACCCGCTGGACTTGTTGAAGGCTCCGAGATGGATCCCGCGTCTGACCCGCATCAGGGGCCTCGGCGTCTTGCGCAAGTTCCGCGAACTCGTGCGCCGGACGATGGATCACCGCCGGTCCATCATCAGGGCGGAGCGTGAGAACGCACCGGACGATTTTTTGACCTTGCTGCTCGAACTGGAAGGACCTGACGGCCTGACCTCGGAAGAGATCGAGGACAATATCCTGACCTTCATCGGGGCAGGGCACGAGACGACGGCGCGTGCTCTGGCCTGGACGCTGTATTGCGTGGCCCATTGTCCGGATGTCCGCGACGCAATGGAGCGCGAAATCGATGAGGTCATCGCGTCCGGTGCCGATCCTGTCGAGTGGCTCGACAAGATGCCGCATGTGCGAGCCTCCTTCGAGGAGGCGATGCGGCTTTATCCGCCGGCGCCCTCCATCAACCGCGATGCGATCGCCGACGATCGCTACACCGCGCCCAATGGCGAGACCGTCGAGATTGCGAAGGGCGCCACCGTCCTCGTCATGCCCTGGACCCTGCATCGCCACGAGCTCTACTGGGACAAGCCGCGCGTCTTCGACCCATCCCGCTTTCTGCCGGGCGAGCGGGAGAAAATCGGTCGCTTTCAGTATCTGCCTTTTGGCGCCGGTCCGCGCGTCTGCATCGGCGCCACCTTTGCGCTGCAGGAAGCCGTCATCGCGCTCGCGGTGTTGATGCAGCGATATCGTTTCGCCGCGACGCCGCAGACCAAACCCTGGCCGGTTCAGAAGCTCACCACCCAGCCGGCTGGCGGCCTGCCGATGCGGGTCACGCCGCGCAAGCCGTAA
- a CDS encoding hydantoinase/oxoprolinase N-terminal domain-containing protein: MTSDYMLGIDTGGTYTDAVIYSETHGIAAKAKSLTTRHDLSIGISGALESVLAESAIDPSAIGLVSLSTTLATNALVEGQGGRAGLIMIGFGPEDLKRDGLADALGNDPVLFIAGGHDVHGNETPFDQAALEAALPELSANVSSFAIAGYFAVRNPAHEQRAREIIRRHSGLPVTCSHELSSKLGGPRRALTTLLNARLVSMIDRLIGSAERYLGERGIHAPLMVVRGDGALISAAEARLRPIETILSGPAASLVGARHLTGLNDAVVSDIGGTTTDVAVMEAGQPRLDQDGAVVGGYRTMVEAVAMRTFGLGGDSEVRFDDRGLAAKIELGPRRLVPLSLAASLHGIAITDALERQLRAPHLGRHDGRFAVRTGVPDHLAAGLQPQEAALFQKIGAVPLPLDQLISFTQQKATLDRLVARGLVHICGITPSDAMHILGRQGQWDRRAAELGTALAIRQKDGSGQPIASSPEVLAQLIVDRLTRQSAEVILSAALAEDGLADVEPSKSILIDRALRRQAGIARFGLSLDRPLVGLGASAGVYYPAIADMLASDFAVPEDADVANAVGAVVGQVRSSVTVTVTSPEEGLFIITGGGDSERATDEAVALERARTRATELARARAEASGAVDVVLIIREELDAPEIEGRRKLVEARITATASGRPRTARG, from the coding sequence GTGACATCCGATTACATGCTGGGCATCGACACCGGCGGCACCTATACGGACGCCGTCATCTATAGCGAAACGCATGGGATCGCCGCCAAGGCGAAATCGCTCACCACCCGCCACGATCTGTCGATCGGTATCTCAGGAGCGCTCGAAAGCGTGCTCGCCGAATCAGCGATTGATCCCTCGGCGATTGGCCTTGTCTCGCTGTCGACGACGCTCGCGACCAATGCGCTTGTGGAAGGGCAGGGCGGCCGCGCCGGCCTCATCATGATCGGCTTCGGCCCCGAAGACCTGAAGCGCGACGGTCTGGCCGATGCGCTTGGCAACGATCCAGTCCTCTTCATTGCCGGCGGTCATGACGTTCATGGCAACGAGACACCTTTCGATCAGGCGGCGTTGGAAGCGGCACTGCCCGAGCTTTCGGCCAATGTCTCATCCTTCGCGATCGCCGGCTATTTCGCGGTTCGCAATCCGGCGCATGAGCAGCGCGCGCGCGAGATCATTCGCCGGCATTCCGGCCTGCCCGTCACCTGCAGCCACGAGCTTTCCTCCAAGCTCGGCGGGCCAAGACGGGCACTGACAACCCTTCTCAATGCACGCCTGGTCTCGATGATCGACCGGTTGATCGGCTCAGCCGAGCGCTATCTCGGGGAGCGCGGCATCCATGCCCCACTGATGGTCGTGCGTGGTGACGGTGCGTTGATCTCGGCAGCCGAAGCCCGCTTGCGGCCGATCGAGACTATTCTCTCCGGTCCCGCCGCGAGCCTCGTCGGCGCACGCCACCTGACAGGCCTCAATGATGCCGTCGTCTCCGATATCGGTGGCACGACGACCGACGTCGCCGTCATGGAGGCCGGACAACCGCGGCTTGATCAGGATGGCGCTGTCGTTGGTGGCTACAGGACCATGGTCGAGGCAGTGGCCATGCGCACCTTCGGTCTCGGTGGAGACTCGGAAGTCCGTTTTGATGACCGGGGCCTCGCGGCGAAGATCGAGCTCGGCCCCCGCCGTCTGGTGCCGCTGAGCCTTGCGGCATCGCTGCACGGAATAGCCATCACAGACGCGCTAGAGCGCCAGCTCCGCGCGCCACATCTCGGGCGTCATGACGGACGTTTTGCCGTCCGCACCGGCGTTCCCGATCACCTCGCAGCCGGGCTGCAGCCGCAGGAGGCCGCACTGTTTCAGAAGATTGGTGCCGTGCCGCTTCCCCTCGACCAGCTGATCAGCTTCACCCAGCAGAAGGCGACACTCGACCGTCTCGTGGCGCGGGGCCTCGTTCATATCTGCGGCATCACACCCTCCGATGCCATGCATATCTTGGGTCGCCAGGGCCAGTGGGATCGCAGGGCCGCCGAACTCGGCACGGCGCTGGCGATCCGACAGAAGGATGGTTCTGGCCAGCCGATCGCGTCATCGCCCGAAGTGCTTGCCCAGCTGATCGTTGATCGCCTGACGCGCCAGTCGGCCGAAGTCATTCTCTCCGCAGCGCTTGCCGAAGATGGGCTCGCCGACGTCGAGCCTTCGAAATCCATATTGATCGACCGTGCCCTCCGGCGTCAGGCAGGCATCGCCCGCTTCGGTCTTTCCCTCGATCGGCCTCTCGTCGGCCTCGGAGCCTCCGCCGGCGTCTATTACCCCGCAATCGCTGATATGCTGGCATCTGATTTTGCCGTGCCTGAAGACGCCGATGTCGCAAATGCCGTCGGCGCGGTGGTTGGGCAGGTACGCAGTAGCGTCACGGTAACCGTCACCTCGCCGGAAGAAGGTCTCTTCATCATCACCGGCGGCGGCGACAGCGAGCGGGCGACGGATGAAGCCGTTGCCCTGGAAAGGGCGAGGACAAGGGCGACCGAACTCGCGCGTGCAAGGGCTGAAGCCAGTGGTGCCGTGGATGTCGTGCTGATCATCCGGGAGGAGCTCGACGCCCCGGAGATCGAGGGACGCCGCAAGCTCGTGGAAGCGCGGATCACGGCGACGGCCTCGGGTCGCCCCAGGACCGCACGCGGCTGA